The Streptomyces achromogenes DNA segment ACCGCGGTGGTGGTGTTCATCGCCGCGGGTCTGCTGCTGGTGTTCGTCGGGCTGCCGCACACACCGGCCGCCGGCCTGGGCAACCTCACCTCCGATGGCGGCTTCTTCCCCCACGGACCGCAGGCCGTCTGGGCGGCCCTGTCCGTCGTGATGTTCGCCTTCGTGGGCTTCGAGACCACCTCCATCTCGGCGGCGGAGACGACCGACCCCACGCGGTCCATCCGCACCGCGATGCGCGCACTCGTCTGGCGCCTCGGACTGTTCTACATCCTGTCCATCGGCATCATCGTCACCCTGGTGCCGTGGCGGGACACCGCAGGCGGCGACGGGAGCATCACCGGCAGCCCGTTCGTCCGCGTCTTCAGCCAGATCGGCATTCCTGCCGCCGCCTCACTGACCAACGCCATCGTGCTGATCGCGGCGATCTCCTCGGCCAACGCCCAGCTCTACGCGGCCAGCCGCTTCCTGCACTCGCTCGGCCACGACAGATGCGCCCCCGCTGTGCTGGCCCGTGTGGACACTCGCGGGGTCCCGGTGCGGGCCCTGGTGGTCTCCGCCGCCGGCATCGTCGCGGCAGCCCTGCTCGCCGCATTCGGGGTCGACAGCGTCTTCAACGTGCTGGTCTCCGTCGCCATCTTCTCCGTCCTCCTGGTGTGGCTGCTGATCCTCGCCTCCTATCTCGCCTTCCGTCGCTCCGACGCCCCGGCGACGGGGCAGGGCCTGCGGGTGTGGGGCGGGGCGTGGACGGCCTGGGCCGGTATCGCGGGTGTGCTGGCGGTGGCCGCGACCGCCGCGGTGGTGCCCGTGATGGCGCAGGCCGCCTGGGTCGGCACCGGCTTCACCCTCGCCCTGCTGCTGGTGTACGCCCTCAGGGTGCGCCACGTGGTGAACCGCCACACGAGGGCCGCGCCTAGCGAGGAGGCCGTCGATGCGTGATCAGCCGTTCCTCCCACCGGAGCCCCGGACAGACGCGACAGCCGCCGGAGGCAGCACCCCGCACTCACCACCGACGATCGGCCGCCGCAGGCCGATGCGGCTCGATCACGCATCCGGCTCCCTCCGGACCACCGCGGCGCCCGCCCCGCTGGAGGCACCCCATGCCCACTGAAACCGTGCCCGTCATCCGCAACTTCGTCGGCGGCGCCTTCGCGGAACCCGACCCCGAACGCTGCTTCACCAAGACCAACCCGGCCACCGGCACGCCGTTGGCCACCGTGCACGAGGCGGACCGGGCCCTGGTGGACCGCTCGGTCCGTTCGGCCCGTGGCGCACTGGAGGACGGCTGGGCCGATACTCCCGTCCGGGAGCGCACGGCGCTGTTGCGCCGGGTCGCCGACCTGATCGAGGAGCGCTTCGAGGACTTCGTGGCCGCGGAGGTCGGCGACACGGGCAAGCCCGTGACGCAGGCCCGTGAACTCGACGTCGCCCGCGCTGTCGCCAACTTCCGCGCGTTCGCCGACATCGTGGCCGCCGCCGGCCAGGACTCGTTCCTCACCGACCTGCCGGGCGGGCGCCGCGCCCTGAACTACGCGGTGCGCAAGCCACTGGGCGTGGTGGCCGTGATCGTGCCGTGGAATCTGCCTCTGCTGCTGCTCACCTGGAAGGTCGCCCCCGCGCTCGCCTGCGGCAACGCGGTGGTCGTCAAGCCCAGTGAGGAAACCCCGTCCACCGCCACCCTGCTGGCCGAGGTGCTGGCCGACGCCGGTCTGCCCGCCGGGGCGTACAACGTCGTGCACGGCTTCGGCCCCGGCTCCGCGGGCGAGTTCCTGGTGACCCATCCGGGCGTGGACGGCATCACGTTCACCGGATCGTCCGCCACCGGATCCGAGGTGATGCGGGCGGCGGCGCCCGGGGTTCGCCCGGTGTCCTTCGAACTCGGCGGCAAGAACGCAGCGATCGTCTTCGACGACGTCGACGTCGAGGAGGCACTCGACGGCCTCTCCCGGTCGGTCTTCACCAACACAGGTCAGGTGTGCCTGTGCACCGAGCGGCTCTACGTCCACCGGGCCGTGTTCACGGACATCGTCGACGGCCTGGCCGAGCGAGCCGCCCGGCTGCGGCTCGGCGACCCGTTCAGCGCCCGCACCACCACCGGCCCGCTGATCTCCCACGAGCACCGGCGCAAGGTACTGCGCTACTTCGACCTGGCAGAAGCCGCCGGCGCCAAGGTGGTCGCCGGGGGCGGGACACCGGACCTCGGGCCGGACCTCGACGGCGGCGCGTGGATCGAACCCACCCTGTGGACCGGTTTGACCAACGCCGACCGCCCCGTACGCGAGGAGATCTTCGGACCCGTCGCCGCCCTCATCCCCTTCGACACCGAAGAGGAGGCCGTCGCCCTGGCCAACAACACCCCCTACGGTCTCGCCGCCGCGGTGTGGACCAACGACCTGCGCCGCGGCCACCGGGTCGCCCAGCGCATGGAGGTGGGCATGGCCTGGGTCAACACCTGGTTCCTGCGCGATCTGCGCTCGCCGTTCGGCGGTGCCGGGCTGTCCGGTATCGGCCGGGAGGGCGGCGCCTCCTCGCTCCACTTCTACACCGAACCGACGAATGTGTGCGTGCAGCTGTGAGGACCGACATCGACACCCACCCCGACGCCTCGGGCCCACGGGCCGGAGACGGCCCCGGCGACGCGGTCGAGGCCGCCGTGTCCCGCCTGACCGGCGCTGCGGCCACCCGAACGCCCTGCGCACCCGTACGCGACCTACTGAGCGATACCGGCATAGACGCCGCGTACGAGGTTCAGCGCCGCCTGGCCGCCGCGCGGACGGCCGCGGGAGCACGCCGTGTCGGCGCCAAGATCGGCCTGACCGCGCCCGCCGTGCAGGAGCAGTTCGGCGTCTTCGAACCCGACTTCGGGATGCTCTTCGACGACATGGTGTTCGCCCACGGTGAGCCTGTGGCGCTGGACCGGTTCGTGCAGCCGCGGGCCGAAGGAGAGATCGCCTTCGTCCTCGACAGCGACCTGGACCTGCCGGGTGCCACTGTCGCGGACGTCCTGCGGGCCACCGCCTTCGTCGTGCCGGCCATCGAGATCGTGGACTCCCGCATCAGCCGGTGGGACCTGACCATCGCCGACACCGTCGCCGACAACGCCTCCAGCGGCGCCGTCGTGCTGGGTACCGTCCCGCACACCCTGAACGGCCTCGACCTGGCCCAGGTCGGGATGACGCTGTACCGGGACGAGGAGCCCGTCTCCTTCGGCGCGGGCCACGCCTGCCTCGGTTCTCCGGTCGTCGCCGTCACCTGGCTGGCCCGCGAGCTGGCCCGACGGGGGCAGCCCCTGCGCGCCGGTGACGTGGTGATGTCCGGTGCCCTGGGCCCGATGGTGGAGATCACCGGCGGGGGCCGGTACCGCCTGGAACTGGATGGACTCGGCAGTGTCGAGTCGCGGATCGAGGAGAACGTATGAGCACCGAAGCCGCGACCGCGGCCGGCGGCGTCAAGGTCGCCATCCTGGGCTCGGGAAACATCGGCACCGACCTGATGATCAAGGTGCTCCGGCAGTCGGAGATCCTGCGGACGGCGGCCATGGCGGGTATCGACCCGGCCTCCGAGGGCCTGGCCCGCGCCCGGCGCCTGCAGGTGGCCACCACCCACGAGGGGATCGACGGTCTCGCCGCGATGGACGAGTTCGCCGAGGTCCGCATCGTGTTCGACGCGACCTCGGCCGGCGCCCACAGGCGCCATGCCGAAGTCTGCCGCGAACACGGCAAGCTGATCATCGACCTCACTCCGGCCGCGTCGGGGCCCCTCACGGTCCCCTCGGTGAACCTGGAGAAGCACCTCGCCGCCGACGACGTCAACATGGTCACCTGCGGCGGGCAGGCCACCGTACCCATCGCCGCGGCCGTCTCCCGGGTGGTCCCGGTGGCCTACGCCGAGATCGTGGCCTCCCTCTCCTCCCGTTCCGCCGGCCCCGGCACCCGTGCCAACATCGACGAGTTCACCGAGACCACCAGCCGGGCGCTGCGCGAGGTCGCGGGCGCCGACACGGCCAAGGCCGTCATCGTGCTCAACCCGGCCGACCCGCCGGTGGTGATGCGCAACACCGTCCTCTGCGTCGTCGAGGACGCCACGGCCGGCACGCTCGAGGCCATCGAGGACTCGGTGCGGCAGACCGTGCGGGACGTCCAGGAGTACGTGCCCGGCTACGAACTCGTGCAGGACGTGCAGTTCGACGCCCTGCACGAGGTGTGGATCCCGCACCTGGGCCGTCATGTGACGGGCACGCAGGTCACCTGCTTCCTGCAGGTCCGCGGCGCGGGCCACTACCTGCCGGAATACGCCGGCAATCTCGACATCATGACCTCCGCCGCCCTGCGGACGGCCGAGCGCATGGCCGAACTCCGAGGATGGGTGAGCTGATGCACATCTACGTACAGGACGTGACCCTGCGGGACGGCATGCACGCCGTCGGACACCGCTACACCACCGCCCAAGTCCGTGACATCGTGGCCGCCCTCGACCGCGCCGGGGTCGACGCCATCGAGGTCGCTCACGGCGACGGTCTCGGCGGCTCCAGCGCCACCTACGGGTTCGGGGCCCACACCGACGACGAATGGATCCGGGCCGCGGCCGAGGTGATCGAGAACGCCACCCTGACCACTCTGCTGCTGCCGGGCATCGGCACGATCGCCGACCTGCGCCGTGCCAGGGACCTCGGGGTGGGCAGCGTGCGCGTGGCCACCCACTGCACCGAGGCCGACATCAGCGCGCAGCACATCGCCTGGGCACGCGAGAACGGGATGGACGTCTGCGGCTTCCTGATGATGAGTCACATGGCCACTCCGGCCCGGCTCGCCGAGCAGGCACGGCTGATGGAGTCCTACGGCGCCCACTGCGTCTACGTCACCGACTCCGCCGGGCGGCTGACCATGACCGATGTCGCCGTACGCGTCGACGCCCTGCGCCAGGTCCTCGCCGAGGACACGCAGATCGGCATCCACGCCCACGAGAACCTGTCGCTGTCGGTCGCCAACAGCCTCACGGCCGTCGGGCACGGGGCGCTGCGCGTGGACGTCGCCCTCGCCGGACAGGGAGCCGGGGCCGGGAACTGCCCCGCGGAGCCGTTCGTCGCCGTGGCGGACCTGATGGGCTGGCACCACGGCTGCGATCTGCTCGCCCTCCAGGACGCCGCCGAGGAGCTCGTCCGGCCCCTGCGGGAACGGCCCGTCCAGGTCGACCGCGACACCCTGACGCTCGGCCGGGGCGGGCGTGTACTCCAGCTTCCTGCTGCACGCGGCCCGGGTCGCGGCGCGACACGGGATCGACTCCCGTCATCTGCTGCAGGAGGCCGGCCGCCGTGGCCTGGTCGGCGGCCAGGAGGACCTGCTCACCGACATCGCCCTGGACCTGGTCCGGGCCTCCACCACGGCCACGGACCAGTGCGTCACGGCAGAAGGTGCGGCATGACCAACCCCAGCCATCTGGAACTCGCCCATCGTCTGGACACTGCCCGCAACGGCCGGAGCCCCATCCCCGGCATCACCGACACCCACCCCCTCGCCATCGACGACGCCTACGCCGTACAGGACGCCCTGGTCGGCCTGCGGAAGGCCACGGGGGAGCGGCTCACCGGCGTGAAACTCGGCTTCACGAGCAAGGCGAAGATGGCGCAGATGGGCGTCTCCGAGGTCATCGTGGGACGTCTGACCGACGCCATGCGGATCGGCGACGGCGCGGAGCTGGACCTGTCGGACCTCATCCATCCCCGGGTCGAGCCGGAGGTGGCGTTCCGGCTGAGCGAGTACGTCGATCTCGACGACCCCACGACGGAGATCGAAGCGTGCGTGGACGCGGTGGCCCCGGCCCTGGAGGTCATCGATTCCCGGTACCAGGACTTCCGCTTCACCGTCACCGACGTCGTCGCCGACAACACCTCGGCCGCCGCCTACGCCGTCGGCGCCTGGCGTCCGCTGGGCGATGTGGCGAACAAGGCGGTGCGGCTGCGCACCCCACAGCGGGAGGCCGTCGGATCCACCGCGGCGATCCTCGGAGCGCCCCTGGCCGCCCTGCACGCCCTGCTCGCCATCTGCCGCAAGCGCCGCATCCCCCTCGCACCCGGACAGATCGTCCTGGCCGGCGCCGCCACCGCCGCCCTGCCGCTCACCGCCGGCGTCACCGCGTGCCACATCGCGGGGCTCGGCATCGTCACGCTGAAAGGCCGCTGATGCACACCGCACACGTCGTCGACGGACTGGCCACCCCCCGGGGGCGCTTCCCCCACGTCAAGGTCGTCGGTGACCTCGTCTTCGTCTCCGGCGCCAGTTCCCGCAGGCCGGACAACACCTTCGAGGGCGCCGAGGCCGACGCCCTGGGCACGACCACCCTGGACATCCGTGCCCAGACCCGCGCCGTCATCGGGAACCTGCGGGCCATCCTCAAGTCCGTGGGCGCCGGCCTGGAGGACATCGCCCAGATCACGACCTACCTGGTCTCCATGAACGACTTCGGCGGCTACAACGAGGTCTTCGCCGAGTACTTCGACGTCGACGGCCCCACCCGCACCACGGTCGCCGTCCACCAGCTGCCGCACCCGCACCTGCTCATCGAGATGCAGGCCATCGCCACCCTCACCCACCACCGCCAGGGCCACTGACCCGCTCATCCCGGAAGGACACCGTCATGACCACCATCCCCGAGGTCATCCACTTCCAGAAGTGGATCGCTGACCACGCCCACCTGCTCAAGCCGCCCGTCAACAACCGCACCATGGCCCTGGGCACGGACTTCATCGTGCAGGTCGTCGGGGGCCCCAACCAGCGCACCGATTACCACGTCGACCCGTACGAGGAGTGGTTCCACCAGCTGCGCGGCAGCATGTACGTCAACGTCATGACCGAGGACGGGCCGCACTCCGTGCCCATCCGGGAGGGAGAGACCTGGCTGCTGCCCGGGAACCTCCCGCACTCCCCGCAGCGCCCGGAAGCCGACAGCATCGGCCTGGTCATCGAACGCGTCCGTGAGCCGGGCACCCTGGAGAAGTTCCAGTGGTACTGCCCCCAGTGCCACGCCCTCATCCACGAGGTGGAACTCCAGGTGACCGACATCATGGCCGACCTGCCTCCGGTCTTCGCCGCCTTCTACGACGACCCGCAGGCGCGCGTCTGCGGCGCCTGCGGGACCGAGCACCCCGGGAAGGGATGACCGGTGCACGACCACGACCCGACAGCGGACCCGCCACAGCGCGAGGCCGGGTACGACACGATCGACATCCACACCCACTACGTCCCCCAGGGATGGCCCGACCTCCGCGCGGACGCCGGCCCCCTCGCCCCCTGGCTGCGCATCGAGTCGGAGACCGATGCCATGATCATGCTCGGGTCGCAGGAGTTCCGCCGGATCGGCGCGCAGTGCTGGGACGCGGAGACCCGCCTGAAGGACATGGACGCCGACGGCATCGGCAGGCAGGTCGTCTCACCGACGCCGGCCTTCTTCCACTACGGCCGCAGCGGCGCGGAGGCGGCCCGCATCGCACGGATCTTCAACGACCTGGCCCTGGACATCGTCGCCCCGGCACCCGACCGCCTCATCCCCTTCTGCCAGGTGCCCCTGCAGGACACCGACGCGGCCTGCCGCGAACTGGAACGCTGCCTGGCCAACGGACACCGCGGAGTGGAGATCGGCAACCACGTCGGTGACCGAGACCTGGACAGCGAGGGCATCGTCACCTTCCTGCAGCACTGCGCACAGCTGGAGGTCCCGGTCTTCGTCCACCCCTGGGACATGGACGACTCACCGCGCCTGCGCCGCTGGATGGCGCGATGGCTGACCGCCATGCCCGCCGAGACCCATCTGTCGCTGCTGGCGATGGTCCTCGGCGGGGTCTTCGACCGCATCGACGACCGGCTGAGGATCTGCTTCGCGCACGGCGGGGGATCCTTCGCCTTCTGGCTCGGCCGCATGGACAACGCCTGGCGGGGCCGCCCCGACGTGGTCGGCACCTCCCAGCACCCGCCCTCGCACTACACCGGCCGGTTCCATGTCGACTCCGTCGTGTTCGACCCCCGCGCCCTGCGTCTGCTGGTGGACACCTACGGCCCGCGGCAGGTCATGGTCGGCAGTGACTATCCCTACCCGTTGGGGGAACGGCCCGTCGGCCAGGTGGTACGCGCCAGTGCCTTTCTCACCCCCGAGGAGAAGGCGCTGATCCACCGGGGCAACGCCGAGCGCTTCCTCGGGCTCGTCGGCTGACCAGAGCCGCAC contains these protein-coding regions:
- a CDS encoding 3-hydroxyanthranilate 3,4-dioxygenase; translation: MTTIPEVIHFQKWIADHAHLLKPPVNNRTMALGTDFIVQVVGGPNQRTDYHVDPYEEWFHQLRGSMYVNVMTEDGPHSVPIREGETWLLPGNLPHSPQRPEADSIGLVIERVREPGTLEKFQWYCPQCHALIHEVELQVTDIMADLPPVFAAFYDDPQARVCGACGTEHPGKG
- a CDS encoding 2-keto-4-pentenoate hydratase, yielding MTNPSHLELAHRLDTARNGRSPIPGITDTHPLAIDDAYAVQDALVGLRKATGERLTGVKLGFTSKAKMAQMGVSEVIVGRLTDAMRIGDGAELDLSDLIHPRVEPEVAFRLSEYVDLDDPTTEIEACVDAVAPALEVIDSRYQDFRFTVTDVVADNTSAAAYAVGAWRPLGDVANKAVRLRTPQREAVGSTAAILGAPLAALHALLAICRKRRIPLAPGQIVLAGAATAALPLTAGVTACHIAGLGIVTLKGR
- a CDS encoding 2-hydroxymuconic semialdehyde dehydrogenase; the protein is MPTETVPVIRNFVGGAFAEPDPERCFTKTNPATGTPLATVHEADRALVDRSVRSARGALEDGWADTPVRERTALLRRVADLIEERFEDFVAAEVGDTGKPVTQARELDVARAVANFRAFADIVAAAGQDSFLTDLPGGRRALNYAVRKPLGVVAVIVPWNLPLLLLTWKVAPALACGNAVVVKPSEETPSTATLLAEVLADAGLPAGAYNVVHGFGPGSAGEFLVTHPGVDGITFTGSSATGSEVMRAAAPGVRPVSFELGGKNAAIVFDDVDVEEALDGLSRSVFTNTGQVCLCTERLYVHRAVFTDIVDGLAERAARLRLGDPFSARTTTGPLISHEHRRKVLRYFDLAEAAGAKVVAGGGTPDLGPDLDGGAWIEPTLWTGLTNADRPVREEIFGPVAALIPFDTEEEAVALANNTPYGLAAAVWTNDLRRGHRVAQRMEVGMAWVNTWFLRDLRSPFGGAGLSGIGREGGASSLHFYTEPTNVCVQL
- a CDS encoding amino acid permease; this translates as MTQTGNVTPVPQGPPPTTRGDRQPTGELTRSLTHRQTTMIGLGCALGTGLFLGSGSAIGTAGPAVILSYIAGAVLVAIIARVLGAMTIVHPVRGTFGTIAHLYLGPWAGFLVRWLFWAGTTVAIGGEVVAAAIYIRYWWPQAPMLLLIAAVAALVLGVNIVSVRSFGLAEFWLSSVKVTAVVVFIAAGLLLVFVGLPHTPAAGLGNLTSDGGFFPHGPQAVWAALSVVMFAFVGFETTSISAAETTDPTRSIRTAMRALVWRLGLFYILSIGIIVTLVPWRDTAGGDGSITGSPFVRVFSQIGIPAAASLTNAIVLIAAISSANAQLYAASRFLHSLGHDRCAPAVLARVDTRGVPVRALVVSAAGIVAAALLAAFGVDSVFNVLVSVAIFSVLLVWLLILASYLAFRRSDAPATGQGLRVWGGAWTAWAGIAGVLAVAATAAVVPVMAQAAWVGTGFTLALLLVYALRVRHVVNRHTRAAPSEEAVDA
- a CDS encoding acetaldehyde dehydrogenase (acetylating), translating into MSTEAATAAGGVKVAILGSGNIGTDLMIKVLRQSEILRTAAMAGIDPASEGLARARRLQVATTHEGIDGLAAMDEFAEVRIVFDATSAGAHRRHAEVCREHGKLIIDLTPAASGPLTVPSVNLEKHLAADDVNMVTCGGQATVPIAAAVSRVVPVAYAEIVASLSSRSAGPGTRANIDEFTETTSRALREVAGADTAKAVIVLNPADPPVVMRNTVLCVVEDATAGTLEAIEDSVRQTVRDVQEYVPGYELVQDVQFDALHEVWIPHLGRHVTGTQVTCFLQVRGAGHYLPEYAGNLDIMTSAALRTAERMAELRGWVS
- a CDS encoding amidohydrolase family protein, producing the protein MHDHDPTADPPQREAGYDTIDIHTHYVPQGWPDLRADAGPLAPWLRIESETDAMIMLGSQEFRRIGAQCWDAETRLKDMDADGIGRQVVSPTPAFFHYGRSGAEAARIARIFNDLALDIVAPAPDRLIPFCQVPLQDTDAACRELERCLANGHRGVEIGNHVGDRDLDSEGIVTFLQHCAQLEVPVFVHPWDMDDSPRLRRWMARWLTAMPAETHLSLLAMVLGGVFDRIDDRLRICFAHGGGSFAFWLGRMDNAWRGRPDVVGTSQHPPSHYTGRFHVDSVVFDPRALRLLVDTYGPRQVMVGSDYPYPLGERPVGQVVRASAFLTPEEKALIHRGNAERFLGLVG
- a CDS encoding 2-keto-4-pentenoate hydratase — translated: MRTDIDTHPDASGPRAGDGPGDAVEAAVSRLTGAAATRTPCAPVRDLLSDTGIDAAYEVQRRLAAARTAAGARRVGAKIGLTAPAVQEQFGVFEPDFGMLFDDMVFAHGEPVALDRFVQPRAEGEIAFVLDSDLDLPGATVADVLRATAFVVPAIEIVDSRISRWDLTIADTVADNASSGAVVLGTVPHTLNGLDLAQVGMTLYRDEEPVSFGAGHACLGSPVVAVTWLARELARRGQPLRAGDVVMSGALGPMVEITGGGRYRLELDGLGSVESRIEENV
- a CDS encoding RidA family protein — protein: MHTAHVVDGLATPRGRFPHVKVVGDLVFVSGASSRRPDNTFEGAEADALGTTTLDIRAQTRAVIGNLRAILKSVGAGLEDIAQITTYLVSMNDFGGYNEVFAEYFDVDGPTRTTVAVHQLPHPHLLIEMQAIATLTHHRQGH